A region from the Lolium perenne isolate Kyuss_39 chromosome 4, Kyuss_2.0, whole genome shotgun sequence genome encodes:
- the LOC139830405 gene encoding uncharacterized protein: protein MVQWPRGNLALLQYIYYEKVHPTGSQLTSSKPLMRNWTEEEARKRDNIEYKDGRGTGLIDDDISANHRREVIHTPDVPPRSKRKQSKRAKASGSSMKTPGSVDDSRMEVMVEQILIKLTNHIDTSISKHMEKFADVSSQKVLKMLNAKGVAYRAGKADMSDDEDQEEEDKKEGAASTPSHGGLPPKDFMDVDDIKSDGTASFLNSVKDQHDDELEDASKKSEPMDDSNFVTPTDKKKTANAGYTTPAPKHGDTPEVPIIIDDKATPESSYSAPIDLTLPDASEEFDSLNTICRKAIDSGKKEEKKDDVCGKKEEKKEHVSRKRKRKPPRKLSSPSIVMTEKCPKRFPRAVRKGPDALFNNEYATDGSNPLTPEIIDAAAEYIRIICKTTKKNQRSKTVYENADGAVARAEFLKPILDRGWLCGTVIECYLADLTLKLKDRRICPAWRANSIVENRPRRQRWKKRNLDATDIAEMSSCYERCELEYFGTNKAYFSVNIAKCHWVTVVMHSDKKEFQVLDSLWGLEQSKKFVEELREEILKDVEFANNEISTKKYPDVSKWEIKRYPIPMQSDTNSCGLFLLACMEHWDGDELTAKFSQETINKNRNMTAAKIIMAESNLLEKAKKDVLDIAAKARA, encoded by the exons ATGGTGCAATGGCCCCGCGGCAACCTAGCCTTGCTTCAG TATATTTACTATGAAAAAGTGCACCCAACTGGTTCACAATTGACGTCATCAAAGCCGTTGATGAGGAACTGGACAGAAGAAGAGGCGAGAAAGAGAGACAACATTGAATACAAAGATGGACGAGGAACAGGCTTG ATTGACGACGACATATCTGCTAACCACAGAAGGGAGGTGATCCACACACCTGACGTTCCACCAAGATCAAAGAGGAAGCAAAGTAAAAGAGCTAAAGCTTCAGGTTCTAGCATGAAAACGCCAGGTTCAGTGGATGATTCAAGAATGGAGGTCATGGTTGAGCAGATTCTGATTAAACTGACCAATCACATAGACACATCAATAAGCAAACATATGGAAAAATTTGCAGACGTATCTTCTCAG AAAGTCCTAAAAATGCTTAACGCGAAAGGAGTTGCGTACAGGGCAGGCAAGGCTGACATGTCTGATGACGAAgatcaggaggaggaagacaaaAAAGAAGGAGCGGCCTCCACACCTAGCCATGGCGGCCTTCCGCCTAAAGATTTCATGGACGTTGACGACATCAAGTCAGACGGCACTGCATCATTTTTGAATTCAGTTAAGGATCAGCATGACGATGAATTGGAAGATGCAAGTAAGAAGAGTGAGCCGATGGATGATTCGAACTTCGTGACACCCACCGACAAGAAGAAGACTGCTAATGCTGGGTACACGACACCAGCGCCTAAGCACGGAGACACCCCTGAAGTACCCATAATCATCGACGACAAGGCTACACCTGAATCGTCCTACTCGGCACCTATTGATTTAACTCTTCCAGATGCATCAGAAGAATTTGATAGCTTGAACACGATCTGCCGTAAAGCGATAGATAgtgggaagaaggaggagaaaaaaGATGATGTATGTGGCAAAAAGGAGGAGAAAAAGGAACATGTCTCTAGGAAGCGCAAACGCAAACCTCCTCGCAAATTAAGTTCCCCAAGCATTGTGATGACCGAGAAATGTCCTAAACGGTTTCCACGCGCAGTCAGAAAAG GTCCTGATGCTTTGTTCAACAACGAATATGCCACGGACGGATCAAATCCGCTGACACCGGAGATAATTGACGCGGCTGCCGAGTATATTCGGATAATATGCAAAActacaaaaaaaaaccaaagaagtAAGACTGTGTACGAGAATGCAGACGGGGCTGTGGCGAGGGCTGAATTTCTTAAACCTATCCTTGACCGTGGATGGCTGTGCGGCACT GTCATTGAGTGTTACTTGGCTGATCTGACATTAAAATTGAAGGATAGGAGAATATGCCCTGCATGGAGGGCAAATTCTATAGTCGAAAATCGACCGAGAAGGCAGCGATGGAAAAAGAGAAACCTTGACGCGACGGATATTGCAGAAATGTCAAGTTGCTACGAAAGATGCGAGCTGGAATATTTTGGCACTAACAAG GCTTATTTCTCGGTTAACATTGCCAAATGCCACTGGGTCACCGTCGTCATGCACAGTGACAAGAAGGAATTTCAGGTGCTAGACTCGTTATGGGGCCTTGAGCAGAGCAAGAAATTTGTGGAAGAGCTG AGAGAAGAAATCTTGAAGGACGTCGAGTTTGCGAACAATGAGATATCAACAAAGAAGTATCCAGACGTTTCGAAATGGGAAATTAAAAGATACCCAATACCTATGCAAAGTGATAC GAACTCATGTGGACTGTTCC